One region of Mycteria americana isolate JAX WOST 10 ecotype Jacksonville Zoo and Gardens chromosome 17, USCA_MyAme_1.0, whole genome shotgun sequence genomic DNA includes:
- the SURF2 gene encoding surfeit locus protein 2 — protein sequence MVPAAPRPGRHRKLRRAPVWRRLSMAGPGPVGGAAVAGVPEEERLFLRQHPLLSLVEPGKVRCRLTGHEMPCRLSELQAYTNGKKYQRLIKTAREFDYGKFEPHIVPSTKNLHQLFCKLTLRHINKFPEHVLRHVQGKRYQKALKTYEECQKEGVEYVPACLRQKKQQTQHPDDQMNGSRQPYRKEEFWEPESSNEDGEETDDSMSDLYPPLLFPEKSPAAPQTAKGSDDFATDSEDEGAKQNGDVNGEDGGRMDVSRAVGNKRGKKQSGPLKKKFKSHHRKPKNFKKATNGK from the exons ATGGTGCCGGCTgctccccggccgggccggcACCGGAAGTTGAGGCGAGCTCCTGTCTGGCGGCGCCTCTCtatggcggggccggggcctgtCGGCGGCGCGGCCGTGGCGGGGGTGCCCGAGGAGGAGCGGCTCTTCCTGCGGCAGCACCCGCTCCTCAGCCTCGTGGAGCCGGGCAAG GTGAGATGCAGGCTGACGGGCCACGAGATGCCATGTCGGCTGTCGGAGCTACAGGCTTATACTAATGGCAAGAAGTATCAGCGGCTGATAAAGACAGCCAGAGAGTTTGACTATGGCAAGTTTGAGCCCCATATAGTGCCCAGCACAAAGAATCT ACACCAGCTATTTTGCAAGCTCACTCTCAGACACATCAACAAGTTTCCAGAGCACGTGCTGCGTCATGTCCAAGGGAAGCGCTATCAGAAGGCCCTAAAAACAT ATGAGGAGTGCCAGAAGGAAGGAGTGGAGTACGTCCCTGCCTGCTTGCgacagaagaagcagcagacGCAGCACCCTGATGACCAAATGAACGGGAGCAGGCAGCCTTACAGAAAAGAGGAATTCTGGGAGCCAGAGTCCAGCAATGAGGACGGAGAGGAGACGGACGACAGCATGAGTGACCTGTACCCAC CTCTACTCTTCCCAGAAAAAAGCCCAGCAGCTCCACAAACCGCAAAGGGCAGCGATGACTTTGCAACAGACAGCGAGGATGAGGGCGCCAAGCAGAATGGCGATGTGAACGGAGAGGATGGTGGAAGAATGGATGTCAGCAGAGCAGTTGGCAACAAAAGGGGAAAG aaaCAGTCAGgtcctttaaagaagaaattcaagaGTCACCATCGAAAACCCAAGAACTTCAAGAAAGCAACCAACGGCAAATAA
- the SURF4 gene encoding surfeit locus protein 4 gives MGQNDIMSTAEDFADQFLRVTKQYLPHVARLCLISTFLEDGIRMWFQWSEQRDYIDGTWNCGYFLASIFVFINLFGQLSGCILVLSRNFVQYACFGLFGIIALQTIAYSILWDLKFLMRNLALGGGLLLLLAESRSEGKSMFAGVPTMRESSPKQYMQLGGRVLLVLMFMTLLHFDMNFFSILQNIVGTALIILVAIGFKTKLAALTLVIWLFGINIYFNAFWTVPAYKPMHDFLKYDFFQTMSVIGGLLLVVALGPGGVSMDEKKKEW, from the exons ATGGGCCAGAACGACATCATGAGCACCGCTGAGGACTTCGCGGACCAG TTCCTGAGGGTGACGAAGCAGTACCTCCCTCACGTGGCCcgcctgtgcctgatcagcaccTTCCTGGAGGATGGCATCCGCATGTGGTTCCAGTGGAGTGAACAGAGGGATTACATTGATGGCACATGGAACTGTGGCTATTTCCTGGCCTCCATCTTTGTGTTCATAAATCTCTTCGGACAGCTGA GCGGCTGTATCCTGGTGCTGAGTAGGAACTTTGTGCAATATGCCTGCTTTGGACTGTTTGGAATTATAGCATTACAG ACTATTGCATACAGCATTCTATGGGACCTGAAGTTCTTGATGAG gAACCTTGCCCTTGGGGgaggcttgctgctgcttttggctgaGTCGCGCTCAGAGGGGAAGAGCATGTTTGCTGGTGTCCCTACCATGCGGGAAAGCTCTCCCAAGCAGTACATGCAGCTGGGGGGCCGTGTGCTGCTGGTCCTCATGTTCATGACACTGCTACATTTTGATATGAActtcttttct ATTCTGCAGAACATTGTGGGCACAGCCCTGATTATCTTGGTGGCGATTGGCTTCAAGACTAAGCTGGCTGCCTTGACTCTAGTCATCTGGCTGTTTGGCATCAACATCTACTTCAATGCCTTCTGGACCGTCCCAGCCTACAAGCCCATGCACGACTTCCTCAAATACGATTTCTTCCAGACCATGTCTGTAATTGGAGGGCTCCTCCTCGTGGTTGCACTGGGCCCTGGTGGAGTCTCCAtggatgagaagaaaaaagagtggTAA
- the STKLD1 gene encoding serine/threonine kinase-like domain-containing protein STKLD1 isoform X4, producing MGPCPAMEKYEVLEQLQPGALGTMLVVELKTEKGAEKKYIIKQVECIEEKQANEALKEAMDLLKLHHSNICAYKELFVTWDHEISSLFLCLVMQYSGQGDLSSVIKEKRQKSEKITDMVILNFLGQMVDALLYIHKQNIFHRNLKPSNILVTGEASFMLSDFSTETLMTDELKWKIRVEENSKSWMAPETFGFSFTEKSDIWSLGCILLDMMTCFVLNAEEITSLLQDIRQDTSCLEGVLTLMQNGENSSLPLFPILFMMLQIQPSMRPTAKDLTDVPFIRECLTVAGVSLVNLKKSLPPKIIDVLLEGGVESVLEFMQAFWDIEEAQAKAIQHLASFVRDKSALPYLLTVTELITFAMKTHADSLKLQVDGCSLLLEILSQALEQDVVMALDENVTSFLLDTVRKHSENEELLSLVCTLLMMISASEVAAENLRKVGVIPDLLSILRNFLHNEKICLSCCGVLWSLVVSENNVDQALLKSAVPVTSAVLQEHLQNGTVTESACSALWALSLQGCLTENEYEPTTALLLDALRMNPERPMLVKNACLALASLLRLSDDVVLDMLSQKMEELLSEIKSRFPSSTEIMTLVDATLLKLQK from the exons ATGGGACCCTGTCCCGCCATGGAGAAATATGAG gtgctggagcagctccagcctggggcACTGGGCACTATGCTGGTAGTGGAATTGAAAACAGAAAAGGGTGCAGAGAAGAAATACATAATAAAGCAG GTTGAATGCattgaagaaaagcaagcaaatgagGCCTTGAAGGAG GCAATGGATTTGCTAAAACTTCATCATTCAAACATCTGTGCTTACAAGGAATTGTTTGTGACTTGGGATCATGAG ATATCATCTCTGTTCCTTTGTCTGGTAATGCAGTACTCGGGCCAAGGAGATCTTTCATCTGTAatcaaggaaaaaaggcagaagtcaGAAAAAATAACAGACATG GTGATTCTGAATTTCCTGGGACAGATGGTAGATGCtttattatatatacacaaacaaaatattttccacag AAATCTCAAGCCATCAAACATACTTGTGACTGGCGAAGCATCCTTCATGCTTAGCGACTTCAGTACAGAAACACTTATGACAGATGAgttgaaatggaaaataagagTGGAAGAAA ATAGCAAGTCTTGGATGGCTCCAGAAacatttggtttttcttttactgagaaATCTGACATCTGGTCTCTAGGTTGTATTCTACTTGACATGATGACCTGCTTTGTTCTGAAT GCAGAAGAGATAACTTCATTACTGCAGGATATTAGACAGGATACCAGCTGTCTTGAGGGAGTTCTGACACTAATGCAAAATGGAGAGAACAGCTCTTTGCCtttatttccaattttatttaTGATGCTACAGATTCAGCCCAGCATGAGACCCACAGCAAA GGATCTGACTGATGTTCCATTTATTAGGGAATGCCTGACTGTTGCTGGTGTCTCTCTAGTAAATCTGAAAAAGTCTTTGCCTCCCAAAATAATAGATGTGCTCCTTGAGGGAGGAGTCGAGAGTGTTCTAG AATTCATGCAGGCTTTCTGGGATATAGAAGAAGCACAGGCTAAAGCCATTCAGCACCTTGCCAGCTTTGTAAGAGATAAAAGTG CCTTGCCCTATCTGCTAACAGTCACAGAATTGATCACTTTTGCTATGAAGACTCATGCAGATTCTCTCAAGTTACAAGTAGATGGTTGCAGTTTACTGCTTGAAATTCTTAGTCAAG CTCTAGAACAGGATGTGGTGATGGCCCTGGATGAGAATGTGACCAGCTTTCTGTTAGACACAGTGagaaaacactctgaaaatgAAGAGTTACTTTCATTGGTCTGCACATTATTGATGATGATTTCAGCCAGTG aagtTGCTGCAGAGAATCTAAGGAAAGTTGGAGTAATTCCAGACCTTCTGtcaattttaagaaattttcttcataatGAAAAGATCTGCCTCTCTTGCTGTGGAGTTCTCTGGAGCTTGGTTGTGAGTG AGAATAATGTAGACCAAGCATTGCTGAAAAGTGCTGTCCCTGTTACCTCTGCGGTCCTCCAAGAGCACCTCCAGAACGGAACAGTTACGGAGTCAGCTTGCTCGGCTCTATGGGCGTTGTCGCTCCAAG gttgcttAACTGAAAATGAATATGAGCCCACAACAGCGCTTCTGCTGGATGCGCTCAGGATGAACCCAGAAAGACCAATGCTGGTGAAGAACGCCTGCCTGGCATTAGCAAGCCTTCTAAGGCTATCTG ATGACGTTGTGCTGGATATGCTGTCCCAGAAAATGGAAGAACTGCTGTCTGAAATAAAAAGCCGTTTTCCATCTAGCACG GAGATAATGACCCTTGTGGATGCAACGCTTTTGAAActgcagaagtaa
- the STKLD1 gene encoding serine/threonine kinase-like domain-containing protein STKLD1 isoform X3, protein MGPCPAMEKYEVECIEEKQANEALKEAMDLLKLHHSNICAYKELFVTWDHEISSLFLCLVMQYSGQGDLSSVIKEKRQKSEKITDMVILNFLGQMVDALLYIHKQNIFHRNLKPSNILVTGEASFMLSDFSTETLMTDELKWKIRVEENSKSWMAPETFGFSFTEKSDIWSLGCILLDMMTCFVLNAEEITSLLQDIRQDTSCLEGVLTLMQNGENSSLPLFPILFMMLQIQPSMRPTAKDLTDVPFIRECLTVAGVSLVNLKKSLPPKIIDVLLEGGVESVLEFMQAFWDIEEAQAKAIQHLASFVRDKSALPYLLTVTELITFAMKTHADSLKLQVDGCSLLLEILSQALEQDVVMALDENVTSFLLDTVRKHSENEELLSLVCTLLMMISASEVAAENLRKVGVIPDLLSILRNFLHNEKICLSCCGVLWSLVVSENNVDQALLKSAVPVTSAVLQEHLQNGTVTESACSALWALSLQGCLTENEYEPTTALLLDALRMNPERPMLVKNACLALASLLRLSEISALRFITDSKGSGINQIKDAYHLHFDDPEVVENICVLINEMVQYDDVVLDMLSQKMEELLSEIKSRFPSSTEIMTLVDATLLKLQK, encoded by the exons ATGGGACCCTGTCCCGCCATGGAGAAATATGAG GTTGAATGCattgaagaaaagcaagcaaatgagGCCTTGAAGGAG GCAATGGATTTGCTAAAACTTCATCATTCAAACATCTGTGCTTACAAGGAATTGTTTGTGACTTGGGATCATGAG ATATCATCTCTGTTCCTTTGTCTGGTAATGCAGTACTCGGGCCAAGGAGATCTTTCATCTGTAatcaaggaaaaaaggcagaagtcaGAAAAAATAACAGACATG GTGATTCTGAATTTCCTGGGACAGATGGTAGATGCtttattatatatacacaaacaaaatattttccacag AAATCTCAAGCCATCAAACATACTTGTGACTGGCGAAGCATCCTTCATGCTTAGCGACTTCAGTACAGAAACACTTATGACAGATGAgttgaaatggaaaataagagTGGAAGAAA ATAGCAAGTCTTGGATGGCTCCAGAAacatttggtttttcttttactgagaaATCTGACATCTGGTCTCTAGGTTGTATTCTACTTGACATGATGACCTGCTTTGTTCTGAAT GCAGAAGAGATAACTTCATTACTGCAGGATATTAGACAGGATACCAGCTGTCTTGAGGGAGTTCTGACACTAATGCAAAATGGAGAGAACAGCTCTTTGCCtttatttccaattttatttaTGATGCTACAGATTCAGCCCAGCATGAGACCCACAGCAAA GGATCTGACTGATGTTCCATTTATTAGGGAATGCCTGACTGTTGCTGGTGTCTCTCTAGTAAATCTGAAAAAGTCTTTGCCTCCCAAAATAATAGATGTGCTCCTTGAGGGAGGAGTCGAGAGTGTTCTAG AATTCATGCAGGCTTTCTGGGATATAGAAGAAGCACAGGCTAAAGCCATTCAGCACCTTGCCAGCTTTGTAAGAGATAAAAGTG CCTTGCCCTATCTGCTAACAGTCACAGAATTGATCACTTTTGCTATGAAGACTCATGCAGATTCTCTCAAGTTACAAGTAGATGGTTGCAGTTTACTGCTTGAAATTCTTAGTCAAG CTCTAGAACAGGATGTGGTGATGGCCCTGGATGAGAATGTGACCAGCTTTCTGTTAGACACAGTGagaaaacactctgaaaatgAAGAGTTACTTTCATTGGTCTGCACATTATTGATGATGATTTCAGCCAGTG aagtTGCTGCAGAGAATCTAAGGAAAGTTGGAGTAATTCCAGACCTTCTGtcaattttaagaaattttcttcataatGAAAAGATCTGCCTCTCTTGCTGTGGAGTTCTCTGGAGCTTGGTTGTGAGTG AGAATAATGTAGACCAAGCATTGCTGAAAAGTGCTGTCCCTGTTACCTCTGCGGTCCTCCAAGAGCACCTCCAGAACGGAACAGTTACGGAGTCAGCTTGCTCGGCTCTATGGGCGTTGTCGCTCCAAG gttgcttAACTGAAAATGAATATGAGCCCACAACAGCGCTTCTGCTGGATGCGCTCAGGATGAACCCAGAAAGACCAATGCTGGTGAAGAACGCCTGCCTGGCATTAGCAAGCCTTCTAAGGCTATCTG AAATATCAGCTTTGAGATTTATAACGGATTCAAAAGGCAGTGGAATCAACCAGATCAAGGACGCCTACCACCTTCACTTTGATGATCCAGAAGTGGTGGAAAATATCTGTGTGCTGATTAACGAGATGGTTCAGTATG ATGACGTTGTGCTGGATATGCTGTCCCAGAAAATGGAAGAACTGCTGTCTGAAATAAAAAGCCGTTTTCCATCTAGCACG GAGATAATGACCCTTGTGGATGCAACGCTTTTGAAActgcagaagtaa
- the REXO4 gene encoding RNA exonuclease 4 — translation MAKQSPAEPEAPGPSAAARRKGRRRRKVWRGLGEAAAGAAPKGPDMAMAVAAAAPPRSPREFSSNWKALQELLKQKANSSSESLSTCQTCTKKKHPLKVGNSQEVAAVNGNRNVVKSKPTNKTDSGSAKDSPPLAKPKSKRVATDKNLNGIKSDRKGCKEKKKNGNILKEKGDIKHKRRKAEECAEQQPKEAEIWFDDVDPKDIEAAIGPEAAKIARRNLGLETGQSKQSVEQVLVKEKASEGLTQAVAMDCEMVGVGPKGEDSIVARVSIVNQFGKCIYDKYVKPTEEVTDYRTAVSGIRPENIKTGEDFKTVQKEVADILNGRILVGHALRNDLKVLFLDHPKKKIRDTQRYKPFRQRVKNPRPSLKLLCERLLNVQVQTSEHCSIQDAQAAMRLYTLEKKKWEAAIKNKSNKNCKA, via the exons ATGGCGAAGCAGAGCCCCGCGGAGCCCGAGGCGCCGGGGCCGAGCGCCGCGGCCcgcaggaagggcaggaggaggaggaaggtctgGCGCGGCCTCGGGGAAgcagcggcgggggccgcgccgaAAGGCCCCGACATGGCGatggcggtggcggcggcagctcccccccgcagcccccgggagTTCTCCTCCAACTGGAAGGCGCTGCAGGAG ctactgaaacaaaaggcaaatagCTCCAGCGAGTCCCTCTCTACATGTCAAACATGCACCAAAAAGAAGCATCCACTCAAAGTGGGAAATAGCCAAGAAGTTGCAGCTGTCAATGGGAACAGGAATGTGGTAAAGTCCAAACCCACAAATAAAACGGACAGTGGTTCTGCTAAAGACTCTCCTCCTTTGGCTAAGCCTAAATCCAAGAGGGTTGCAACAGATAAGAATTTAAATGGCATCAAAAGCGACAGAAaaggctgcaaagaaaaaaagaaaaatggcaacattttaaaggagaaaggTGATATAAAACATAAGAGGAGGAAAGCTGAAGAATGTGCGGAGCAGCAACCCAAAGA GGCCGAAATCTGGTTTGATGACGTTGACCCAAAAGATATTGAAGCAGCAATAGGACCTGAAGCGGCAAAAATTGCGAGAAGAAATCTGGGACTCGAAACAGGCCAATCCAAACAGTCTGTGGAGCAGGTGCTGGTTAAAGAAAAGGCTTCTGAAGG GCTGACACAAGCTGTAGCCATGGACTGCGAGATGGTGGGAGTGGGACCCAAGGGTGAAGACAGTATTGTGGCTCGTGTGTCCATCGTGAACCAGTTTGGAAAGTGCATTTATGACAAGTATGTCAAGCCTACAGAAGAGGTGACTGATTACAGAACAGCTGTTAGTGGCATACGCCCTGAGAATATAAAAACAG GTGAAGATTTTAAAACCGTTCAGAAGGAGGTCGCTGACATCTTGAATGGAAGGATTTTAGTCGGACATGCTTTACGCAATGATCTAAAG GTCCTATTTCTTGATCACCCTAAGAAGAAAATACGTGACACACAAAGATACAAGCCTTTCAGACAGAGAGTCAAG AATCCACGGCCATCATTGAAACTGCTCTGTGAGAGACTGCTAAATGTTCAAGTGCAGACATCAGAGCACTGCTCG ATTCAGGATGCACAAGCGGCTATGAGACTGTACAccttagagaaaaagaaatgggaagctGCTATTAAGAACAAATCTAACAAAAATTGTAAAGCTTGA
- the STKLD1 gene encoding serine/threonine kinase-like domain-containing protein STKLD1 isoform X2, which translates to MGPCPAMEKYEVLEQLQPGALGTMLVVELKTEKGAEKKYIIKQVECIEEKQANEALKEAMDLLKLHHSNICAYKELFVTWDHEISSLFLCLVMQYSGQGDLSSVIKEKRQKSEKITDMVILNFLGQMVDALLYIHKQNIFHRNLKPSNILVTGEASFMLSDFSTETLMTDDKSWMAPETFGFSFTEKSDIWSLGCILLDMMTCFVLNAEEITSLLQDIRQDTSCLEGVLTLMQNGENSSLPLFPILFMMLQIQPSMRPTAKDLTDVPFIRECLTVAGVSLVNLKKSLPPKIIDVLLEGGVESVLEFMQAFWDIEEAQAKAIQHLASFVRDKSALPYLLTVTELITFAMKTHADSLKLQVDGCSLLLEILSQALEQDVVMALDENVTSFLLDTVRKHSENEELLSLVCTLLMMISASEVAAENLRKVGVIPDLLSILRNFLHNEKICLSCCGVLWSLVVSENNVDQALLKSAVPVTSAVLQEHLQNGTVTESACSALWALSLQGCLTENEYEPTTALLLDALRMNPERPMLVKNACLALASLLRLSEISALRFITDSKGSGINQIKDAYHLHFDDPEVVENICVLINEMVQYDDVVLDMLSQKMEELLSEIKSRFPSSTEIMTLVDATLLKLQK; encoded by the exons ATGGGACCCTGTCCCGCCATGGAGAAATATGAG gtgctggagcagctccagcctggggcACTGGGCACTATGCTGGTAGTGGAATTGAAAACAGAAAAGGGTGCAGAGAAGAAATACATAATAAAGCAG GTTGAATGCattgaagaaaagcaagcaaatgagGCCTTGAAGGAG GCAATGGATTTGCTAAAACTTCATCATTCAAACATCTGTGCTTACAAGGAATTGTTTGTGACTTGGGATCATGAG ATATCATCTCTGTTCCTTTGTCTGGTAATGCAGTACTCGGGCCAAGGAGATCTTTCATCTGTAatcaaggaaaaaaggcagaagtcaGAAAAAATAACAGACATG GTGATTCTGAATTTCCTGGGACAGATGGTAGATGCtttattatatatacacaaacaaaatattttccacag AAATCTCAAGCCATCAAACATACTTGTGACTGGCGAAGCATCCTTCATGCTTAGCGACTTCAGTACAGAAACACTTATGACAGATGA CAAGTCTTGGATGGCTCCAGAAacatttggtttttcttttactgagaaATCTGACATCTGGTCTCTAGGTTGTATTCTACTTGACATGATGACCTGCTTTGTTCTGAAT GCAGAAGAGATAACTTCATTACTGCAGGATATTAGACAGGATACCAGCTGTCTTGAGGGAGTTCTGACACTAATGCAAAATGGAGAGAACAGCTCTTTGCCtttatttccaattttatttaTGATGCTACAGATTCAGCCCAGCATGAGACCCACAGCAAA GGATCTGACTGATGTTCCATTTATTAGGGAATGCCTGACTGTTGCTGGTGTCTCTCTAGTAAATCTGAAAAAGTCTTTGCCTCCCAAAATAATAGATGTGCTCCTTGAGGGAGGAGTCGAGAGTGTTCTAG AATTCATGCAGGCTTTCTGGGATATAGAAGAAGCACAGGCTAAAGCCATTCAGCACCTTGCCAGCTTTGTAAGAGATAAAAGTG CCTTGCCCTATCTGCTAACAGTCACAGAATTGATCACTTTTGCTATGAAGACTCATGCAGATTCTCTCAAGTTACAAGTAGATGGTTGCAGTTTACTGCTTGAAATTCTTAGTCAAG CTCTAGAACAGGATGTGGTGATGGCCCTGGATGAGAATGTGACCAGCTTTCTGTTAGACACAGTGagaaaacactctgaaaatgAAGAGTTACTTTCATTGGTCTGCACATTATTGATGATGATTTCAGCCAGTG aagtTGCTGCAGAGAATCTAAGGAAAGTTGGAGTAATTCCAGACCTTCTGtcaattttaagaaattttcttcataatGAAAAGATCTGCCTCTCTTGCTGTGGAGTTCTCTGGAGCTTGGTTGTGAGTG AGAATAATGTAGACCAAGCATTGCTGAAAAGTGCTGTCCCTGTTACCTCTGCGGTCCTCCAAGAGCACCTCCAGAACGGAACAGTTACGGAGTCAGCTTGCTCGGCTCTATGGGCGTTGTCGCTCCAAG gttgcttAACTGAAAATGAATATGAGCCCACAACAGCGCTTCTGCTGGATGCGCTCAGGATGAACCCAGAAAGACCAATGCTGGTGAAGAACGCCTGCCTGGCATTAGCAAGCCTTCTAAGGCTATCTG AAATATCAGCTTTGAGATTTATAACGGATTCAAAAGGCAGTGGAATCAACCAGATCAAGGACGCCTACCACCTTCACTTTGATGATCCAGAAGTGGTGGAAAATATCTGTGTGCTGATTAACGAGATGGTTCAGTATG ATGACGTTGTGCTGGATATGCTGTCCCAGAAAATGGAAGAACTGCTGTCTGAAATAAAAAGCCGTTTTCCATCTAGCACG GAGATAATGACCCTTGTGGATGCAACGCTTTTGAAActgcagaagtaa
- the STKLD1 gene encoding serine/threonine kinase-like domain-containing protein STKLD1 isoform X1 — translation MGPCPAMEKYEVLEQLQPGALGTMLVVELKTEKGAEKKYIIKQVECIEEKQANEALKEAMDLLKLHHSNICAYKELFVTWDHEISSLFLCLVMQYSGQGDLSSVIKEKRQKSEKITDMVILNFLGQMVDALLYIHKQNIFHRNLKPSNILVTGEASFMLSDFSTETLMTDELKWKIRVEENSKSWMAPETFGFSFTEKSDIWSLGCILLDMMTCFVLNAEEITSLLQDIRQDTSCLEGVLTLMQNGENSSLPLFPILFMMLQIQPSMRPTAKDLTDVPFIRECLTVAGVSLVNLKKSLPPKIIDVLLEGGVESVLEFMQAFWDIEEAQAKAIQHLASFVRDKSALPYLLTVTELITFAMKTHADSLKLQVDGCSLLLEILSQALEQDVVMALDENVTSFLLDTVRKHSENEELLSLVCTLLMMISASEVAAENLRKVGVIPDLLSILRNFLHNEKICLSCCGVLWSLVVSENNVDQALLKSAVPVTSAVLQEHLQNGTVTESACSALWALSLQGCLTENEYEPTTALLLDALRMNPERPMLVKNACLALASLLRLSEISALRFITDSKGSGINQIKDAYHLHFDDPEVVENICVLINEMVQYDDVVLDMLSQKMEELLSEIKSRFPSSTEIMTLVDATLLKLQK, via the exons ATGGGACCCTGTCCCGCCATGGAGAAATATGAG gtgctggagcagctccagcctggggcACTGGGCACTATGCTGGTAGTGGAATTGAAAACAGAAAAGGGTGCAGAGAAGAAATACATAATAAAGCAG GTTGAATGCattgaagaaaagcaagcaaatgagGCCTTGAAGGAG GCAATGGATTTGCTAAAACTTCATCATTCAAACATCTGTGCTTACAAGGAATTGTTTGTGACTTGGGATCATGAG ATATCATCTCTGTTCCTTTGTCTGGTAATGCAGTACTCGGGCCAAGGAGATCTTTCATCTGTAatcaaggaaaaaaggcagaagtcaGAAAAAATAACAGACATG GTGATTCTGAATTTCCTGGGACAGATGGTAGATGCtttattatatatacacaaacaaaatattttccacag AAATCTCAAGCCATCAAACATACTTGTGACTGGCGAAGCATCCTTCATGCTTAGCGACTTCAGTACAGAAACACTTATGACAGATGAgttgaaatggaaaataagagTGGAAGAAA ATAGCAAGTCTTGGATGGCTCCAGAAacatttggtttttcttttactgagaaATCTGACATCTGGTCTCTAGGTTGTATTCTACTTGACATGATGACCTGCTTTGTTCTGAAT GCAGAAGAGATAACTTCATTACTGCAGGATATTAGACAGGATACCAGCTGTCTTGAGGGAGTTCTGACACTAATGCAAAATGGAGAGAACAGCTCTTTGCCtttatttccaattttatttaTGATGCTACAGATTCAGCCCAGCATGAGACCCACAGCAAA GGATCTGACTGATGTTCCATTTATTAGGGAATGCCTGACTGTTGCTGGTGTCTCTCTAGTAAATCTGAAAAAGTCTTTGCCTCCCAAAATAATAGATGTGCTCCTTGAGGGAGGAGTCGAGAGTGTTCTAG AATTCATGCAGGCTTTCTGGGATATAGAAGAAGCACAGGCTAAAGCCATTCAGCACCTTGCCAGCTTTGTAAGAGATAAAAGTG CCTTGCCCTATCTGCTAACAGTCACAGAATTGATCACTTTTGCTATGAAGACTCATGCAGATTCTCTCAAGTTACAAGTAGATGGTTGCAGTTTACTGCTTGAAATTCTTAGTCAAG CTCTAGAACAGGATGTGGTGATGGCCCTGGATGAGAATGTGACCAGCTTTCTGTTAGACACAGTGagaaaacactctgaaaatgAAGAGTTACTTTCATTGGTCTGCACATTATTGATGATGATTTCAGCCAGTG aagtTGCTGCAGAGAATCTAAGGAAAGTTGGAGTAATTCCAGACCTTCTGtcaattttaagaaattttcttcataatGAAAAGATCTGCCTCTCTTGCTGTGGAGTTCTCTGGAGCTTGGTTGTGAGTG AGAATAATGTAGACCAAGCATTGCTGAAAAGTGCTGTCCCTGTTACCTCTGCGGTCCTCCAAGAGCACCTCCAGAACGGAACAGTTACGGAGTCAGCTTGCTCGGCTCTATGGGCGTTGTCGCTCCAAG gttgcttAACTGAAAATGAATATGAGCCCACAACAGCGCTTCTGCTGGATGCGCTCAGGATGAACCCAGAAAGACCAATGCTGGTGAAGAACGCCTGCCTGGCATTAGCAAGCCTTCTAAGGCTATCTG AAATATCAGCTTTGAGATTTATAACGGATTCAAAAGGCAGTGGAATCAACCAGATCAAGGACGCCTACCACCTTCACTTTGATGATCCAGAAGTGGTGGAAAATATCTGTGTGCTGATTAACGAGATGGTTCAGTATG ATGACGTTGTGCTGGATATGCTGTCCCAGAAAATGGAAGAACTGCTGTCTGAAATAAAAAGCCGTTTTCCATCTAGCACG GAGATAATGACCCTTGTGGATGCAACGCTTTTGAAActgcagaagtaa